A window of the Odocoileus virginianus isolate 20LAN1187 ecotype Illinois chromosome 20, Ovbor_1.2, whole genome shotgun sequence genome harbors these coding sequences:
- the PNMA8C gene encoding LOW QUALITY PROTEIN: paraneoplastic antigen-like protein 8C (The sequence of the model RefSeq protein was modified relative to this genomic sequence to represent the inferred CDS: inserted 1 base in 1 codon; substituted 2 bases at 2 genomic stop codons) — protein sequence MDNFLDSRGSSGVPQQAYFLLGELGKMLFGGKDIALLEHGCQALEVNSYKSLMIWGIPEDCNHEKFEEIISPLPPPXNFEVSGKAFVEEERSRAATFRLAEGINYAVIPGEINGKGRTWSVVSMPRKQFLTKLTLFLQSEGVMVEDVSRVLRQELHPXSDGPRELPARKCYVXGPGKKPGAGATDWVVEMPPLDSPEKESKAGDGKKGKGKHKKNRRQHHASNKEL from the exons ATGGATAACTTTTTGGATTCCCGAGGCAGCTCAGGTGTGCCCCAGCAGGCGTACTTTCTCCTCGGAGAGCTGGGCAAGATGTTGTTTGGGGGCAAGGACATCGCACTGTTGGAGCATGGATGCCAGGCCCTTGAGGTGAACAGTTACAAGTCCCTGATGATCTGGGGTATCCCGGAAGACTGCAATCATGAGAAGTTTGAAGAGATCAtaagccccctgcccccaccctaaAACTTTGAAGTGTCTGGGAAGGCCTTTGTGGAAGAAGAGCGCTCTAGGGCAGCCACCTTTAGGCTGGCTGAGGGCATCAATTACGCCGTGATCCCCGGGGAAATAAATGGCAAGGGCAGAACTTGGAGCGTGGTCTCCATGCCCCGGAAGCAGTTCCTGACCAAGCTGACCCTCTTCCTGCAGAGCGAGGGTGTGATGGTGGAGGATGTGTCCAGGGTCTTGAGACAGGAGCTGCATC ACAGTGATGGCCCCAGAGAGCTTCCTGCCAGGAAGTGCTATGTGTAGGGGCCAGGGAAGAAGCCGGGCGCTGGGGCCACCGACTGGGTGGTCGAAATGCCACCTCTGGACTCCCCAGAGAAGGAGAGCAAGGCTGGAGATGGCAAGAAAGGCAAGGGGAAGCACAAGAAAAACCGTCGACAGCACCACGCATCTAACAAGGAGCTGTGA